In [Chlorobium] sp. 445, the genomic stretch TTGGTCGATGTAAGAGCCGTCTGTAGAGGCAAAAAACTTTTGCTCATTGATCATAAACAGTTGCGAGTTCACGAAGCGAATCCCTGCGCGCATGGCTTCGGCATTGACTTCAAGCAGGAGTTTGACTTTATCGGCAATCGGCACTTCGAAAGCATTCTTTTCGATGGGTGTTTTCCAAGTCTGTTCGCCTTGTGCGGCTTGTGGCGCAAGCTTGACAGGCTCTTTTTGCAGCCGCGAGTTCGCTTTAGCGATTGCAACTGCGCGTTCCGTCGCCTTTTTTATACCGTCTGCATTAACTGTATTGGTTGAGGCAAAGCCCCATGTGCCATTTGCAATCACGCGCACCCCAACTCCGAAAGACTGTGAGTTGACGATACCTTGCACCCGGTCTTCGCGTGTGAAAATAGCTTGATTCAGATTGCGACTAATCCGCACGTCGCAGTATGTTGCGCCTAGCGTTTTAGCGGTGTTCAATCCGATATCTGCAAGTCGTTTTTTGTCAGCAAAGTCCATTATGGGCGTGCGTGCTTCTTCTTCGCTGATGGGCATTGAGAAAGCAGGGAGTGGTATCAGCGCTGCGCCAATACCAAGACCTGTAAGTTTGAGAAAGTCGCGTCGTTGCATTGTGTTGTGGATAATTGTGAATTATTGCTTCATTTGCGCGGCAACTTGTGGGGCGTTGCACGGCACAAGAATTTATGAAGGTTGCGAAGTGAAATGCAAAAGTTTCTGGTGCAGGTAATTTATCAATTTAGCAAGGCGTGTAGTGCACGCTGCGCAATGCCGTAGCGCAATCCCTGCACACTTACAGTAATAGCTTTTGTTGCAAAGAGCCGCATAAATTGACGCAAAATCAGTGAGCCTGCCAAGATAACATCAGCTCTGCCAGGCTCAACCCCAAGTTCAATTATCTCCTTTACAGTCGAGCGTGCAAAGACCTCACTCAAACGCTGCACCTCTTGATAGTGCAGCGTAAAGCCATGCAACTCTGCCGAAAATCGTGGCAATCCCTTGGCAAGTTGTCCAAGTGTAACAATTGTCCCTGCCACGCCAAACACACACTCGCGTCCTTCAATAAGGAGGGCAAGCTCATTTGCGATTTTTTCAGTAATCCATTGTGTTGCCGCATTGAGTTCATCTACTGTGGGCGGCGCTGCTGAAAAAAAGCGCTCACTGACACGCACGGCGCCAATATCTAAACTTACACGCGCCTCTATGCCACCTGCCGACCCTAAGACCAGTTCCGTGCTGCCGCCGCCAATGTCAATCACCATAAAGGGTGCAGGTAAATCATGCCAGCCTGCCACTGCACCGAGAAAGGTCAGTTCGGCTTCTTCTGCACCTGAAATGGTCTCAATGCAAATGCCTGTTTCTTTAGCTACACGCTCAATGACTTCATTTCGATTGTTCGCATCACGCAGCGCACTTGTGCCAACCGCCACAATCTGCTGCACGCCATATTGTTCAATCAGCTGCAGATATTTTTTTAGGCACTCGATAAGCCGCGCTACCGCATCAGCATTGATATTTCCAGCGGCATCGACACCTTTGCCCAAACGCACGATTTCTTGTGCATTGAGAATTGTCGTGAGGGTTTTTGTTGCCGTATCCAAATCGGCGATAAGTAGCAGGGTAGTGTTTGTACCAATATCAAGCGTGGCGATTCGTTTCATTTGTGTTTTTGGTTCGAGTTACAATAGCGATGCCTGTTTGTTTGACTGCGCCGCAAGGGCACACAGCCACTCGCCTTCACTACTCAGAGAGAGCATATTGTAATGCAGTTGGCAAAGCCGTTGGTCCAGCCAATCACGGTCGTATTTCAAAATCCCTGAGAGCATCACCTTAGCTTGAGGGACGTGTGATGCTAACTGCGGCAGAAGTCTTT encodes the following:
- a CDS encoding TldD protein translates to MQRRDFLKLTGLGIGAALIPLPAFSMPISEEEARTPIMDFADKKRLADIGLNTAKTLGATYCDVRISRNLNQAIFTREDRVQGIVNSQSFGVGVRVIANGTWGFASTNTVNADGIKKATERAVAIAKANSRLQKEPVKLAPQAAQGEQTWKTPIEKNAFEVPIADKVKLLLEVNAEAMRAGIRFVNSQLFMINEQKFFASTDGSYIDQ
- a CDS encoding phosphatase, whose product is MKRIATLDIGTNTTLLLIADLDTATKTLTTILNAQEIVRLGKGVDAAGNINADAVARLIECLKKYLQLIEQYGVQQIVAVGTSALRDANNRNEVIERVAKETGICIETISGAEEAELTFLGAVAGWHDLPAPFMVIDIGGGSTELVLGSAGGIEARVSLDIGAVRVSERFFSAAPPTVDELNAATQWITEKIANELALLIEGRECVFGVAGTIVTLGQLAKGLPRFSAELHGFTLHYQEVQRLSEVFARSTVKEIIELGVEPGRADVILAGSLILRQFMRLFATKAITVSVQGLRYGIAQRALHALLN